A window of the Microbacterium sp. LWH13-1.2 genome harbors these coding sequences:
- a CDS encoding alpha/beta fold hydrolase: protein MLSRRSTDIWNRTRNRRRGFLIALLVVALIAGVFAVDAIRRHVEGEADLQTDPAFYRVPDPLPAGDPGEIIRVEPIASAPLGSTAWRMIYHSRDLSGTDIPVSAVVIVPDTPAPAQGRTVVSWGHPTTGAAQKCAPSLGIDPFQLIEGVHELLLEGYAVVATDYPGLGVQSASSYLLGIPESNSVLDAVRAARTIEDAQIGAQFLLWGHSQGGQAVLFAAERAADYAPELTLLGVAVAAPAADLTELMSDDIVDVSGVTIASYAIPAYQAAYSDRYSADELAEILTPAGAAATPDMAALCLLSENKEIHAIADPLVGGYVTSDPSTTEPWKALLEENSAGSTPITVPVFVGQGLADELVKPAATADYVTLLCSQEVDVSFHRYPDVDHGLAAYAALPEMLIWLSEVTSGAAPTSDCP from the coding sequence ATGCTCTCGCGCCGATCCACCGACATCTGGAACCGCACGAGGAATCGGCGCCGTGGGTTCCTCATCGCTCTGCTCGTCGTCGCCCTGATCGCCGGCGTCTTCGCCGTCGACGCCATCCGGCGACACGTCGAGGGCGAGGCCGATCTACAGACCGATCCCGCGTTCTACCGTGTTCCGGATCCACTTCCCGCCGGTGATCCCGGAGAGATCATCCGCGTCGAGCCGATCGCCAGCGCTCCGCTCGGCTCGACCGCCTGGCGCATGATCTATCACTCCCGTGACCTGTCCGGAACGGATATCCCGGTGTCCGCTGTCGTGATCGTCCCCGATACGCCGGCTCCTGCGCAGGGACGGACCGTCGTCTCCTGGGGACACCCCACGACAGGGGCAGCGCAGAAGTGCGCGCCGTCGCTCGGCATCGATCCTTTCCAGTTGATCGAGGGCGTCCACGAGCTCCTTCTCGAGGGATACGCGGTGGTCGCCACCGATTATCCCGGTCTCGGCGTGCAGAGCGCATCGTCCTATCTGCTCGGCATCCCCGAGTCGAACAGCGTCCTCGATGCGGTGCGCGCCGCACGGACGATCGAGGATGCGCAGATCGGCGCGCAGTTCCTGCTCTGGGGACACTCGCAGGGCGGGCAGGCGGTGCTGTTCGCAGCCGAGCGTGCTGCGGACTACGCGCCGGAGCTGACGCTCCTCGGAGTGGCCGTCGCCGCTCCCGCCGCCGACCTCACCGAGCTGATGAGCGATGACATCGTGGACGTCTCCGGTGTCACGATCGCCTCCTACGCGATCCCCGCTTACCAGGCGGCGTACTCGGACAGGTACTCCGCCGACGAGCTCGCGGAGATCCTCACCCCGGCGGGGGCCGCAGCAACCCCCGACATGGCGGCGCTCTGCCTGCTCTCCGAGAACAAGGAGATCCACGCGATAGCCGATCCGCTCGTCGGCGGCTACGTGACGAGCGACCCGTCCACGACCGAACCCTGGAAGGCTCTGCTCGAGGAGAACAGCGCGGGCTCCACACCCATCACGGTTCCCGTGTTCGTCGGGCAGGGGCTGGCAGACGAACTCGTGAAGCCGGCGGCGACGGCTGACTACGTGACGCTCCTCTGCTCGCAGGAGGTCGATGTCAGTTTTCATCGGTATCCGGACGTCGACCACGGCCTCGCCGCATACGCGGCGCTGCCCGAGATGCTGATCTGGCTCTCAGAGGTGACGTCGGGCGCCGCTCCGACGAGCGACTGCCCCTAG
- the gltB gene encoding glutamate synthase large subunit yields the protein MYNPAFEKDACGLAMVATLRGEAGHDIIALALEALRNLEHRGAIGSDAGTGDGAGILTQMPDAFLRAVTDFELPPVGEYAAGLAFLPRDSSERRQQKAGIEKIARAEGLRVLGWREVPTVNDNLGKLADEARPAFEQLFVSAGGATHSQAPLTGIALDRVAYRLRKRAGHELGAYFVSLSARTLGYKGMVTTLQLEPFYPDLQDERFMSELAVVHSRYSTNTFPSWPLAQPLRMLAHNGEINTVGGNRNWMRARQSQLESELLGDVAPLLPICTDGASDSASFDEVLELLTLTGRSLPHAIMMMVPEAYEKQSDISPELRSFYEYHSNQMEPWDGPAALIFTDGTVVGATLDRNGLRPGRWTETTDGLIVIGSETGVLTFEPERIKRRGRLQPGKMFLVDTSQKRIIEDEEIKHDLATMHPWQEWLDAGSVRLADLPEREHIVHPPASITRRQRTFGYTEEEVRILLTPMGQTGVEPLGAMGSDTPIAVLSKRPRLLFDYFTQQFAQVTNPPLDSIREEVVTSLKLGLGPESNLLSWGPDHTRTVSLDFPVIDNDELAKIRHIDKALPDRSSVTIRGLYHFDAGSNTLEKRLTEMCDEVDEAIEQGAEFIILSDRDSNKDLTPIPSLLMVSAVHHHLIRRENRMKVGLIVEAGDVREVHHVATLIGYGASAVNPYLAMETVEHLVRTGYITGISPEKAVRNLIYALGKGVLKIMSKMGISTVSSYAGAQVFEAVGLSEEFIDRYFTRTESKLGGIGIQEIFIENQARHDYAYPEDEAARAHERLWTGGEYQWRRDGSPHLFNPETVFKLQHATRERRFDIFREYTKLVDDQAAELKTLRGLFTLRTGTRKPVPLDEVEPVSAIVKRFSTGAMSYGSISKEAHETLAIAMNRLGGKSNTGEGGEDTDRLLDPERRSAIKQVASGRFGVTSLYLTEADDIQIKLAQGAKPGEGGQLPPQKVYPWVARTRGGTPGVGLISPPPHHDIYSIEDLKQLIFDLKRANPEARIHTKLVSQSGIGAVSAGVAKALSDVILVSGHDGGTGASPMNSLKHAGTPWELGLAETQQTLMLNGMRDRVVVQVDGQLKTGRDVIIGALLGAEEFGFATAPLVVSGCIMMRVCHLDTCPVGVATQNPVLRERFTGKPEFVVNFMEFIAEEVRELLAELGFRSIDEIVGRAELIEANAALEHWKAEGLDLSPVLEGPAFPASEPRRNRRAQDHELEKHFDVQLIDIAKSALLNGEPVVVELPIANTERAVGTMLGHQVTSRHGAAGLPSGTIDVTLHGTAGQSLGAFLPSGIVLRLEGDANDYVGKGLSGGDITIRPARGSAIEPHENVIAGNVIGYGATAGTMFLSGVVGERFLVRNSGATAVVEGVGDHALEYMTGGVAVILGSTGRNLGAGMSGGVAYIHSLDTGKVNAQSLGSGELRLEPLDRADLEVLRSLIVAHVEKTASPLGSDILARFDETAGQFTKVLPRDYAAVRSMREEAVAEGIDPDGDIVWNRILEVTGG from the coding sequence CAACGACAACCTCGGAAAGCTCGCCGACGAGGCGCGCCCCGCGTTCGAGCAGCTCTTCGTGAGCGCTGGGGGAGCGACGCACTCGCAGGCCCCTCTGACGGGGATCGCCCTCGACCGCGTCGCCTACCGTCTGCGCAAGCGCGCAGGGCACGAGCTCGGCGCCTATTTCGTATCGCTGTCGGCCCGCACCCTCGGGTATAAGGGCATGGTCACGACCCTGCAGCTCGAGCCGTTCTACCCCGACCTGCAGGACGAGCGCTTCATGTCCGAGCTCGCGGTCGTGCACTCGCGCTACTCGACCAACACGTTCCCGTCGTGGCCGCTCGCGCAGCCGCTGCGCATGCTCGCGCACAACGGCGAGATCAACACGGTCGGCGGGAACCGCAACTGGATGCGCGCACGCCAGTCTCAGCTCGAGTCCGAGCTGCTCGGCGATGTCGCGCCCCTGCTGCCGATCTGCACCGATGGAGCCAGCGACTCGGCGTCCTTCGACGAGGTGCTCGAGCTGCTGACCCTCACAGGACGCAGCCTGCCGCACGCCATCATGATGATGGTCCCCGAGGCCTACGAGAAGCAGTCCGACATCTCGCCGGAGCTGCGCTCGTTCTACGAGTACCACTCGAACCAGATGGAGCCGTGGGACGGCCCCGCAGCCCTCATCTTCACCGACGGCACGGTCGTCGGGGCTACCCTCGACCGCAACGGTCTGCGCCCGGGGCGCTGGACCGAGACGACCGACGGACTGATCGTGATCGGCTCCGAGACCGGTGTTCTCACGTTCGAGCCCGAGCGCATCAAGCGCCGCGGGCGTCTGCAGCCCGGCAAGATGTTCCTCGTCGACACGTCGCAGAAGCGCATCATCGAGGACGAGGAGATCAAGCACGATCTCGCGACCATGCACCCCTGGCAGGAGTGGCTGGATGCCGGATCCGTGCGTCTCGCCGATCTCCCTGAGCGAGAGCACATCGTGCACCCGCCAGCATCGATCACCCGTCGTCAGCGCACCTTCGGCTACACCGAGGAAGAGGTGCGGATCCTCCTGACTCCGATGGGGCAGACCGGAGTAGAGCCCCTGGGTGCCATGGGATCGGACACCCCGATCGCGGTTCTGAGCAAGCGCCCGCGCCTGCTCTTCGACTACTTCACTCAGCAGTTCGCGCAGGTCACCAACCCGCCGCTGGACTCGATCCGCGAAGAGGTCGTCACCAGTCTGAAGCTCGGCCTCGGCCCCGAGAGCAACCTGCTCAGCTGGGGACCGGACCACACCCGCACAGTGTCACTCGATTTCCCGGTGATCGACAACGACGAGCTGGCGAAGATCCGCCATATCGACAAGGCGCTGCCGGATCGCTCGAGCGTGACGATCAGGGGCCTCTATCACTTCGACGCGGGGTCCAACACGCTCGAGAAGCGTCTGACCGAGATGTGCGACGAGGTCGACGAGGCCATCGAGCAGGGCGCCGAGTTCATCATCCTGTCCGACCGCGACTCGAACAAGGATCTGACCCCGATCCCGTCGCTGCTCATGGTTTCGGCAGTGCATCACCACCTGATCCGTCGTGAGAACCGCATGAAGGTCGGTCTGATCGTCGAGGCCGGCGACGTCCGCGAGGTCCACCACGTCGCGACGCTCATCGGCTACGGCGCATCGGCGGTCAACCCGTATCTCGCGATGGAGACGGTCGAGCACCTCGTGCGCACCGGCTACATCACGGGTATCAGCCCCGAGAAGGCCGTGCGCAACCTGATCTACGCGCTCGGCAAGGGCGTGCTCAAGATCATGTCGAAGATGGGCATCTCCACGGTGTCTTCCTACGCCGGTGCTCAGGTGTTCGAAGCCGTCGGTCTGAGCGAGGAGTTCATCGACCGCTACTTCACTCGCACGGAGTCGAAGCTCGGCGGAATCGGCATCCAAGAGATCTTCATCGAGAACCAGGCGCGTCATGACTACGCCTATCCCGAAGACGAGGCTGCTCGTGCCCACGAGCGTCTCTGGACCGGTGGCGAGTACCAGTGGCGTCGTGACGGCTCGCCGCACCTCTTCAACCCCGAGACGGTGTTCAAGCTGCAGCACGCCACGCGTGAGCGCCGCTTCGACATCTTCCGCGAGTACACGAAGCTCGTCGACGACCAGGCCGCCGAGCTCAAGACGCTGCGAGGACTGTTCACGCTGCGTACCGGGACCCGCAAGCCGGTGCCGCTCGACGAGGTCGAGCCCGTGTCCGCGATCGTCAAGCGCTTCTCCACCGGGGCCATGAGCTACGGCTCGATCTCGAAAGAGGCTCACGAGACTCTCGCGATCGCGATGAACCGGCTCGGCGGCAAGTCGAACACCGGTGAGGGCGGCGAAGACACCGACCGTCTGCTCGACCCCGAACGTCGCAGCGCGATCAAGCAGGTCGCCTCAGGACGCTTCGGTGTCACGAGCCTGTACCTCACCGAGGCCGACGACATCCAGATCAAGCTCGCCCAGGGCGCCAAGCCCGGCGAGGGCGGTCAGCTGCCTCCGCAGAAGGTCTACCCCTGGGTCGCCCGCACGCGCGGCGGAACGCCGGGCGTCGGCCTCATCTCACCGCCGCCGCATCACGACATCTACTCGATCGAAGACCTGAAGCAGCTCATCTTCGACCTGAAGCGGGCGAACCCCGAGGCGCGCATCCACACCAAGCTCGTCAGCCAGTCGGGCATCGGAGCAGTCTCCGCGGGTGTCGCCAAGGCGCTCAGCGACGTCATCCTCGTCTCGGGTCACGACGGAGGCACGGGTGCGAGCCCGATGAACTCGCTCAAGCACGCGGGAACCCCGTGGGAGCTCGGCCTCGCCGAGACGCAGCAGACACTCATGCTCAACGGCATGCGCGACCGCGTGGTGGTGCAGGTCGACGGTCAGTTGAAGACGGGCCGCGACGTGATCATCGGCGCGCTGCTCGGCGCGGAGGAGTTCGGTTTCGCGACGGCACCGCTCGTCGTCAGCGGCTGCATCATGATGCGCGTCTGCCACCTCGACACGTGCCCCGTGGGCGTCGCCACCCAGAACCCGGTTCTTCGTGAGCGCTTCACGGGTAAGCCGGAGTTCGTGGTGAACTTCATGGAGTTCATCGCTGAAGAGGTGCGCGAGCTGCTCGCAGAGCTCGGGTTCCGCTCGATCGACGAGATCGTCGGACGCGCAGAGCTGATCGAGGCGAACGCCGCACTGGAGCACTGGAAGGCCGAGGGTCTCGACCTGAGCCCGGTGCTCGAGGGACCGGCGTTCCCCGCGAGCGAGCCGCGTCGCAACCGCCGTGCTCAGGACCACGAGCTCGAGAAGCACTTCGACGTGCAGCTGATCGACATCGCGAAGTCCGCTCTTCTCAACGGCGAACCCGTGGTCGTCGAACTGCCGATCGCCAACACCGAGCGTGCGGTGGGAACGATGCTGGGCCACCAGGTCACCTCGCGTCACGGTGCGGCGGGGCTTCCCAGCGGCACTATCGACGTCACCCTGCACGGCACCGCCGGTCAGTCGCTCGGCGCGTTCCTGCCCTCGGGCATCGTGCTGCGCCTCGAGGGCGATGCCAACGACTACGTCGGCAAGGGACTCTCCGGTGGTGACATCACGATCCGTCCCGCACGGGGCTCCGCCATCGAGCCGCACGAGAACGTGATCGCCGGCAATGTGATCGGCTACGGCGCGACAGCGGGAACGATGTTCCTGTCAGGTGTCGTCGGCGAGCGGTTCCTCGTGAGGAACTCGGGCGCGACCGCGGTCGTCGAGGGCGTGGGAGATCACGCGCTCGAGTACATGACCGGCGGCGTCGCGGTGATCCTCGGCTCGACGGGTCGCAACCTCGGAGCCGGCATGTCGGGGGGAGTGGCCTACATCCACTCGCTCGACACGGGCAAGGTGAACGCACAGTCGCTCGGCAGCGGCGAGCTCCGGCTCGAGCCGCTCGACCGCGCCGATCTCGAGGTGCTGCGCAGCCTGATCGTCGCACACGTGGAGAAGACGGCATCGCCGCTCGGATCCGACATCCTGGCGCGGTTCGATGAGACCGCCGGCCAGTTCACGAAGGTGCTTCCGCGGGACTACGCCGCAGTGCGCAGCATGCGCGAGGAAGCAGTCGCCGAGGGCATCGACCCCGACGGCGACATCGTCTGGAACCGCATCCTGGAGGTGACCGGTGGCTGA
- a CDS encoding alpha/beta hydrolase, with amino-acid sequence MKRAGWWIADYAYAVYWQFRAAFDRQDADDFASGDAAPLLILPGVYETWRFMQPLITALHDRGHPVHVLDGLERNQRPVHDAARVVEEFLETNRMTDVILVAHSKGGLAGKLAMAGVSGGRIRAMLAVATPFGGSRYARLLPVRSLWAFSPSDPSIVELAKHLEVNERIVSVYAAFDPHIPEGSELVGARKNVRIETGGHFRILADPRVLAEVAALSEG; translated from the coding sequence GTGAAGAGGGCTGGCTGGTGGATCGCCGATTACGCCTATGCCGTCTATTGGCAGTTCCGGGCGGCGTTCGATCGACAGGATGCAGACGACTTCGCGAGCGGTGACGCTGCACCGCTTCTCATCCTTCCGGGGGTCTACGAGACCTGGAGGTTCATGCAGCCGCTGATCACTGCACTGCATGACCGCGGTCATCCCGTCCACGTCCTCGACGGTCTCGAACGCAATCAGCGGCCCGTGCACGACGCCGCGCGGGTCGTGGAGGAGTTCCTCGAGACGAACCGGATGACCGATGTGATCCTGGTCGCGCACAGCAAGGGCGGGCTTGCGGGAAAGCTCGCGATGGCCGGTGTCTCCGGAGGCCGCATCCGCGCGATGCTCGCGGTCGCGACGCCGTTCGGCGGATCCCGCTATGCGCGGCTCCTCCCGGTCCGCTCGCTGTGGGCGTTCTCGCCCTCGGACCCGTCGATCGTGGAGCTCGCGAAACATCTCGAGGTGAACGAGAGGATCGTGTCGGTGTACGCCGCCTTCGACCCGCACATCCCCGAGGGGAGCGAGCTGGTCGGTGCACGCAAGAACGTGCGCATCGAGACCGGAGGGCACTTCCGCATCCTCGCGGATCCCCGCGTCCTCGCCGAGGTCGCCGCCCTCTCCGAGGGCTGA
- a CDS encoding glutamate synthase subunit beta, translating to MADPKGFLKTTERELPKRRPVPVRIMDWKEVYEAGDQAVLKRQAGRCMDCGVPFCHQGCPLGNLIPEWNDLTWRGEGRAAIDRLHATNNFPEFTGRLCPAPCESSCVLGINQPAVTIKQIEVSIIDEAFAKGWVEPQPPARLTGKTVAVVGSGPAGLAAAQQLTRAGHTVAVFERDDRIGGLLRYGIPDFKMEKGQLESRLRQMQEEGTRFRAGVEIGKDISWADLRARYDAIVIATGSTVPRDLSIPGRDLDGVHFAMEYLVESNHAVAGDKVPEQITAEGKHVIVIGGGDTGADCIGTAHRQGALSVTNLAIGKQPGTERPGHQPWPMMPTLFEVGSAHEEGGERVFLASTVEFLSNDVGEVRALRVAETEYIDGRRVPKSGTEREIPADLVLIAMGFTGPEQDGYTEDTLPQLTDRGAFRRDDSYESTVPGVFVAGDAGRGQSLIVWAIAEGRAAAANVDRFLMGTTVLPEPVRPHEVAIGLQPA from the coding sequence GTGGCTGACCCCAAAGGCTTTCTGAAGACCACGGAGCGTGAGCTCCCCAAGCGTCGCCCCGTGCCGGTGCGCATCATGGACTGGAAAGAGGTCTACGAAGCGGGCGATCAGGCGGTGCTCAAGCGCCAGGCCGGTCGATGCATGGACTGCGGTGTGCCGTTCTGCCACCAGGGCTGCCCGCTCGGCAATCTGATCCCCGAGTGGAACGACCTGACCTGGCGCGGAGAGGGACGAGCGGCGATCGATCGTCTGCACGCCACGAACAACTTCCCGGAGTTCACCGGCCGTCTGTGCCCCGCCCCGTGCGAGAGCTCGTGCGTGCTCGGCATCAACCAGCCCGCGGTCACGATCAAGCAGATCGAGGTCTCGATCATCGACGAGGCCTTCGCCAAGGGCTGGGTCGAGCCGCAACCTCCTGCTCGACTGACCGGCAAGACGGTCGCCGTCGTCGGCTCAGGGCCCGCAGGTCTCGCAGCCGCTCAGCAGCTGACCCGTGCGGGCCACACGGTCGCGGTCTTCGAGCGCGACGACCGCATCGGCGGGCTGCTGCGCTACGGGATCCCGGACTTCAAGATGGAGAAGGGGCAGCTGGAATCGCGCCTTCGCCAGATGCAGGAGGAAGGCACGCGCTTCCGCGCGGGTGTCGAGATCGGCAAGGACATCTCCTGGGCCGATCTGCGGGCGCGCTACGACGCGATCGTGATCGCCACCGGATCGACTGTCCCGCGGGATCTGTCCATCCCCGGACGCGACCTCGACGGCGTGCACTTCGCGATGGAGTACCTCGTCGAGTCCAACCACGCGGTGGCCGGTGACAAGGTTCCCGAGCAGATCACGGCCGAGGGCAAGCACGTCATCGTCATCGGCGGCGGCGACACCGGAGCCGACTGCATCGGCACCGCGCACCGGCAGGGTGCACTGAGCGTGACCAACCTCGCGATCGGCAAGCAGCCGGGAACCGAGCGTCCGGGACACCAGCCCTGGCCGATGATGCCGACCCTCTTCGAAGTCGGATCGGCCCATGAAGAGGGCGGTGAGCGGGTCTTCCTCGCGTCCACGGTCGAGTTCCTCTCGAACGACGTCGGCGAGGTCCGTGCTCTGCGCGTCGCCGAGACCGAGTACATCGACGGCCGGCGTGTGCCCAAGAGCGGCACCGAGCGCGAGATCCCCGCTGACCTCGTGCTCATCGCGATGGGCTTCACCGGCCCGGAGCAGGACGGCTACACCGAGGACACGCTTCCGCAGCTGACCGATCGCGGCGCCTTCCGCCGCGACGACAGCTACGAGTCCACTGTTCCCGGCGTCTTCGTGGCCGGTGACGCGGGCCGCGGGCAGTCGCTCATCGTCTGGGCGATCGCCGAAGGCCGTGCGGCCGCCGCGAACGTCGACCGGTTCCTCATGGGAACCACCGTGCTGCCCGAGCCGGTGCGTCCGCATGAAGTCGCTATCGGCCTCCAGCCCGCGTAG
- the pyk gene encoding pyruvate kinase: protein MRRAKIVATLGPATSTYETVRALIDAGVDVARLNLSHGDYSVHENNYANVRRAADDAGRAVAILVDLQGPKIRLGKFEAGPYELAKGDIFKITTEDIIGNKDICGTTFKGLPQDVKPGDFLLIDDGKVRVEVVETDGVTVTTRVIVAGAVSNNKGINLPGVAVNVPALSEKDEDDLRWGLRIGADLIALSFVRNAEDVSRVHEIMAEEGVKVPVIAKVEKPQAVDALEEIVDAFDAIMVARGDLGVELPLEAVPIVQKRAVELARRMAKPVIVATQMLESMINSPVPTRAETSDVANAVLDGADAVMLSGETSVGDYPVVVVETMARIIESTEEHGLERIAPLTTKPRTQGGAITLAALEVAEFVEAKYLCVFTQSGDSARRLSRLRSRIPMIAFTPEPNIRRRMALTWGIQSNLVDMVQHTDLMYLQVDDYLLSSGLAVEGDKVVVISGSPPGIVGSTNDIRVHKVGDAVNGAAPIYKEATV, encoded by the coding sequence TTGAGACGCGCGAAAATCGTCGCCACCCTGGGCCCCGCCACATCCACGTATGAGACCGTACGTGCACTCATCGACGCCGGCGTGGACGTCGCCCGTCTGAACCTCAGCCACGGTGACTACTCCGTGCACGAGAACAACTACGCCAACGTGCGTCGGGCAGCCGACGACGCGGGCCGCGCTGTCGCCATCCTCGTCGACCTGCAGGGACCGAAGATCCGCCTCGGTAAGTTCGAGGCAGGCCCCTACGAGCTCGCCAAGGGCGACATCTTCAAGATCACGACCGAAGACATCATCGGCAACAAGGACATCTGCGGCACGACCTTCAAGGGCCTGCCCCAGGACGTCAAGCCGGGCGACTTCCTGCTGATCGACGACGGCAAGGTCCGCGTCGAGGTCGTCGAGACCGACGGCGTCACCGTCACCACGCGCGTCATCGTCGCCGGAGCCGTGTCCAACAACAAGGGCATCAACCTTCCCGGTGTCGCCGTCAATGTTCCCGCGCTGAGCGAGAAGGACGAGGACGACCTCCGCTGGGGCCTGCGCATCGGCGCCGACCTCATCGCCCTGTCGTTCGTCCGCAACGCGGAAGACGTCAGCCGCGTGCACGAGATCATGGCCGAGGAGGGCGTCAAGGTCCCTGTCATCGCCAAGGTCGAGAAGCCGCAGGCCGTCGATGCGCTCGAAGAGATCGTCGACGCGTTCGACGCGATCATGGTCGCCCGAGGCGACCTCGGTGTCGAGCTCCCGCTCGAGGCCGTGCCGATCGTGCAGAAGCGCGCCGTCGAGCTGGCACGTCGCATGGCGAAGCCGGTCATCGTGGCGACGCAGATGCTCGAGTCGATGATCAACAGCCCCGTGCCCACCCGCGCCGAGACCTCGGACGTCGCGAACGCGGTGCTCGACGGCGCCGATGCCGTGATGCTCTCGGGCGAGACCAGCGTGGGCGATTATCCTGTCGTCGTCGTCGAGACCATGGCCCGCATCATCGAGTCGACCGAGGAGCACGGACTGGAGCGCATCGCGCCTCTGACGACCAAGCCCCGCACGCAGGGTGGAGCGATCACCCTCGCAGCCCTCGAGGTCGCCGAGTTCGTGGAGGCCAAGTACCTCTGCGTCTTCACCCAGTCGGGAGATTCGGCGCGTCGCCTCTCGCGTCTGCGTTCGCGCATCCCGATGATCGCGTTCACTCCCGAGCCGAACATCCGTCGCCGCATGGCGCTGACGTGGGGCATCCAGTCGAACCTCGTCGACATGGTCCAGCACACCGACCTGATGTACCTGCAGGTCGATGACTACCTGCTCTCGAGCGGTCTCGCCGTCGAGGGAGACAAGGTCGTCGTCATCTCCGGTTCCCCTCCCGGAATCGTGGGTTCGACCAATGACATCCGCGTGCACAAGGTCGGAGACGCCGTGAACGGCGCGGCTCCGATCTACAAGGAAGCCACGGTCTGA